The Ralstonia sp. RRA genomic interval GCACTGACACGCTTGTGCAAACTTTCGCACACCACAACGCCATCTTTGTCGCCTAGAGTCGGTCCGGCTTTGCTGATGAACCCGCAGTTCTCGCCCGTTCTCGCTCATGCCGACCTTCCGCTACGAGGCCGTCACGCCGGCCGGACAACTGCGCCGTGGCGTCATCGACGCCGATGGCAGCCGCGGCGCACGCACCCTGCTGCGCTCGCGTGGCATGACGCCGATCGACGTATCCGCCGTGGCCGAGCGCACCGCCAATGCAAGCGTCAGCGGGCTGCTCGGTCATCGCCTCGGCACTACGGAGCAGGCGCTCTTCACGCGCCAACTGGCCAGCCTGTTGACCGCTGGCCTGCCGCTGGACGAAGCACTGTCCGCCCTGGCGGCTGAAGCCGAACGCGATTACGTACGTGACCTCATCAGCACGCTGCGCTCGGAGGTAGTGGGCGGGCAATCGCTGTCCGGTGCGCTGGCCCGCCATCCGCGCGACTTTCCTGACATCTATCGCGCCCTCGTCTCCGCCGGGGAGCACACCGGCAAGTTGCACGTGGTGCTCTCGCGCCTGGCCGATTACATCGAAGGCCGCAATGCCCTCACCCAGAAGATCAAGCTGGCCTTCACCTACCCGGCCGTCGTTACCGTGGTGGCATTCGGCATTGTGGTGTTCCTGCTCACCTACGTGGTGCCGCAGGTGGTGGGGGTCTTCACGACAACCAAGCAAAAGCTGCCGACACTGACCATCGTCATGCTGGCCTGCAGTGACTTCGCCCGCGACTGGGGCTGGTTGGCCGCCATGGTTGCGGTGGGCATCGGCGTGAGTGTCAAACGCTTGCTGCAACGCCCTGGCCCCCGACAAGCCTGGCACGGCTGGCTGCTCGGCGCACCGCTGGTCGGCCGGCTCGTGCGCGGCTACAACACAGCGCGCTTTGCCAGCACGCTGGCGATTCTCATCAGCGCGGGCGTGCCGATCCTGCGGGCGCTGCAGGCGGCCGGTGAGACGCTCAATAACGTG includes:
- the gspF gene encoding type II secretion system inner membrane protein GspF yields the protein MPTFRYEAVTPAGQLRRGVIDADGSRGARTLLRSRGMTPIDVSAVAERTANASVSGLLGHRLGTTEQALFTRQLASLLTAGLPLDEALSALAAEAERDYVRDLISTLRSEVVGGQSLSGALARHPRDFPDIYRALVSAGEHTGKLHVVLSRLADYIEGRNALTQKIKLAFTYPAVVTVVAFGIVVFLLTYVVPQVVGVFTTTKQKLPTLTIVMLACSDFARDWGWLAAMVAVGIGVSVKRLLQRPGPRQAWHGWLLGAPLVGRLVRGYNTARFASTLAILISAGVPILRALQAAGETLNNVVLRQNVEDAISRVREGTSLSRALAHANRFPPVLVHLIRSGESTGNLAPMLDRAAEGETRELERRTLFITGLLEPALILSMGVMVLLIVLAVLMPILDINQMVR